In Gymnogyps californianus isolate 813 chromosome 1, ASM1813914v2, whole genome shotgun sequence, the following are encoded in one genomic region:
- the LNP1 gene encoding leukemia NUP98 fusion partner 1, which translates to MEYEEDDDISFAKWMSSFWGHNLIDENEKEGRGHKKRQTRPFSERRASLPARLSSLHATRLQASTKGSSSGHLKGSKEFQEDEDVKCHCHRKASRTPSADSSCPETRSNSIQEFAESFEKQLHLKSKRSVSLQPEGMKERRERERLHLRKSKSHKRMGEKSEPRREQEEDEGSEVVPAKQNEQFPSQASIEKGYLCTGS; encoded by the exons ATGGAATATGAAGAGGATGATGatatttcctttgcaaaatggATGAGCAGCTTCTGGGGCCACAACTTGATCGATGAGAACGAGAAAGAGGGTAGAGGCCACAAGAAACGTCAGACACGACCCTTTAGTGAAAGGAGAGCCTCCCTTCCG GCCAGGCTTTCCTCCCTCCATGCAACACGACTTCAGGCTTCTACCAAAGGCTCATCTTCAGGCCATCTCAAGGGCTCCAAGGAATTTCAAGAAGACGAAGATGTCAAATGCCACTGCCACAGGAAGGCAAGCAGAACACCTTCAGCAGACAGCTCATGCCCAGAGACAAGATCAAACTCCATCCAGGAATTTGCAGAGTCCTTTGAAAAGCAATTGCATCTCAAAAGCAAACGCTCAGTTTCTTTG CAACCTGAAGGCatgaaggagagaagagaaagagaaagattgCATTTGAGAAAAAGCAAGTCTCACAAAAGAATGGGAGAGAAATCAGAGCcaaggagagagcaggaagaagatGAAGGTTCAGAAGTTGTACCTGCAAAACAGAACGAACAGTTTCCATCACAAGCAAGCATTGAGAAAGGATATTTATGCACAGGCAGCTAG